One Romboutsia sp. 13368 genomic window carries:
- the ileS gene encoding isoleucine--tRNA ligase — protein sequence MAKFKSLVDSSVKQAEAEVSQYWNDINILEKTLEKGQNDPSFVFYEGPPTANGNPGIHHVIARTLKDSVCRYKTMNGYQVKRKAGWDTHGLPVEIQVEKELGLSDKQQIEAYGLDKFNEKCRASVFSFEKQWREMTERMAYEIDLDNPYITLDNNYIESVWWILDKFNKEGYIYEGHKILPYCPRCGTGLASHEVAQGYKEVKNNTVIAKFKRVDANEYFLAWTTTPWTLPSNVALTVGPEVDYVKVKQNDEVYYVAKALANKVLGEDYEVLAQMKGKDLEHVQYEQLMPFVQTDEKAFYVTCGDYVTTEDGTGIVHTAPAFGEDDYNLGRKYNLPVLQPVDESGKFTTTPWEGKFVMEEGVDVEIIKWLAHENKLFSKEKVAHNYPHCWRCQTPLVYYAKPSWYIEMTRLKDQLIANNNTVEWYPNFVGEGRFGNWLENLNDWAISRSRYWGTPLNIWKCECGHKQSVGSRAELAEKAIEDVNPETVELHRPYVDDIHLKCDCCGEPMTRVTEVIDCWFDSGSMPFAQHHYPFENKENFEELFPADFICEGIDQTRGWFYSLLAISTFVMGKAPYKRVLVNDLVLDKEGKKMSKSRGNTVNPFELFDQYGADALRWYLLYVSPPWTPTRFDVDGLKEVQSKFLGTMKNVYNFFTLYANTDEVNPKDFFVDYKNRPELDQWILSKFNNLKKEVEENLEIFELNKTVRMVQDFINEDLSNWYIRRSRRRFWATELTEDKKSVYNTTYEILTELCGLIAPFAPYISEEIYRNLTGEVSVHLSAYPKANLELINPQLEEKMDLVKNLVTLGRASREATRIKVRQPIQKVLVDGKFENTISDVVDLIKEELNVKEVVFAKDLGEYMNFSLKPNFKVLGPVLGAKMKFFAGALNKLNPNEVVPKLEAGETFTVEIDGENFEFNKEHVLVNISAKEGFNVSMENNLFVILDTTLTTELIEEGYAREFISKIQQIRKASNFDVLDNIDIDFCGDDEIAQAVENFKDYIKSETLALEINRVNDESLEKHNLNDHMTGIKVTRK from the coding sequence ATGGCTAAATTTAAGTCATTAGTAGATAGTTCTGTAAAACAAGCAGAAGCAGAAGTTTCTCAGTATTGGAATGATATAAACATACTTGAGAAAACTTTAGAAAAAGGACAAAATGATCCGAGTTTTGTATTCTATGAAGGACCTCCAACAGCAAATGGAAACCCAGGAATACACCACGTTATAGCTAGAACTTTAAAGGACTCTGTTTGTAGATATAAAACTATGAATGGATATCAAGTTAAAAGAAAAGCTGGATGGGATACTCATGGTTTACCAGTAGAAATACAAGTAGAAAAGGAATTAGGATTATCAGATAAGCAACAAATAGAAGCTTATGGACTAGATAAATTCAATGAGAAATGTAGAGCTTCAGTATTCTCTTTTGAAAAGCAATGGAGAGAAATGACTGAAAGAATGGCTTATGAAATAGATTTAGATAACCCATATATAACTCTAGATAATAACTATATAGAGTCAGTATGGTGGATATTAGATAAGTTCAATAAAGAAGGATATATATATGAAGGTCATAAAATACTTCCTTACTGCCCAAGATGTGGGACAGGTTTAGCATCACACGAAGTTGCTCAAGGATACAAGGAAGTTAAAAATAATACAGTAATAGCTAAATTCAAGAGAGTTGATGCAAATGAATATTTCTTAGCATGGACAACTACTCCTTGGACATTACCATCAAACGTTGCATTAACAGTAGGACCAGAAGTTGACTATGTAAAGGTTAAGCAAAATGATGAAGTATACTATGTTGCTAAAGCATTAGCTAACAAAGTATTAGGTGAAGATTATGAAGTATTAGCACAAATGAAAGGTAAAGATTTAGAACACGTTCAGTACGAGCAATTAATGCCTTTCGTTCAAACTGATGAAAAAGCATTCTATGTAACTTGTGGTGATTATGTTACAACTGAAGATGGTACAGGTATAGTTCATACTGCACCAGCATTCGGTGAAGACGACTACAACTTAGGTAGAAAATACAACTTACCAGTTTTACAACCAGTTGATGAAAGTGGTAAATTTACAACAACTCCATGGGAAGGTAAATTCGTTATGGAGGAAGGTGTAGATGTTGAAATAATAAAATGGTTAGCTCACGAAAATAAATTATTCTCTAAAGAAAAGGTAGCTCATAACTACCCACACTGTTGGAGATGTCAAACTCCACTTGTATACTATGCTAAGCCAAGCTGGTATATAGAAATGACTAGATTAAAAGACCAATTAATAGCTAACAATAATACTGTTGAATGGTATCCAAACTTCGTTGGTGAAGGTAGATTTGGTAACTGGTTAGAAAACTTAAATGACTGGGCAATATCTAGAAGTAGATATTGGGGAACTCCACTTAATATATGGAAGTGTGAATGTGGTCATAAGCAATCAGTTGGTTCAAGAGCTGAATTAGCTGAAAAAGCTATAGAAGATGTAAATCCAGAAACAGTAGAACTTCACAGACCATATGTTGATGATATACATTTAAAATGTGATTGCTGCGGAGAGCCGATGACAAGAGTAACAGAAGTTATAGACTGTTGGTTTGATAGTGGATCTATGCCATTTGCACAACATCACTATCCATTTGAAAATAAAGAAAACTTCGAAGAACTATTCCCAGCAGATTTCATCTGTGAAGGTATAGACCAAACTAGAGGATGGTTCTACTCATTACTTGCTATATCTACATTCGTTATGGGTAAAGCTCCATATAAGAGAGTTTTAGTTAACGACCTTGTACTTGATAAAGAAGGTAAGAAAATGAGTAAGTCTAGAGGAAATACTGTTAATCCATTTGAATTATTTGACCAATATGGAGCAGATGCTTTAAGATGGTACTTATTATACGTATCTCCACCATGGACTCCAACAAGATTTGACGTAGATGGATTAAAAGAAGTTCAAAGTAAGTTCTTAGGAACTATGAAAAATGTATATAACTTCTTCACATTATATGCAAATACAGATGAAGTAAATCCAAAAGATTTCTTTGTTGATTACAAAAATAGACCTGAATTAGATCAATGGATATTATCTAAGTTCAATAACTTAAAGAAAGAAGTTGAAGAAAACTTAGAAATATTTGAATTAAATAAAACTGTAAGAATGGTACAAGATTTCATAAATGAAGATTTATCTAACTGGTACATCAGACGTTCAAGAAGAAGATTCTGGGCAACTGAATTGACAGAAGATAAGAAATCAGTATACAACACAACTTATGAAATATTAACAGAGCTTTGTGGACTTATAGCTCCATTTGCTCCTTATATATCAGAAGAAATATACAGAAACTTAACTGGTGAAGTATCAGTACACTTAAGTGCTTATCCAAAGGCTAACTTAGAATTAATAAATCCACAATTAGAAGAAAAAATGGATTTAGTTAAAAACTTAGTTACTTTAGGTAGAGCATCAAGAGAAGCTACAAGAATAAAAGTACGTCAACCAATACAAAAAGTATTAGTAGATGGAAAGTTTGAAAATACTATAAGTGATGTAGTTGACTTAATAAAAGAAGAACTTAACGTTAAAGAAGTTGTATTTGCTAAAGATTTAGGTGAATACATGAACTTTAGCTTAAAGCCAAACTTCAAAGTGTTAGGACCAGTATTAGGTGCTAAAATGAAGTTCTTTGCAGGAGCTCTTAATAAGTTAAATCCAAATGAAGTTGTACCTAAGTTAGAAGCTGGAGAAACTTTCACAGTTGAAATAGATGGTGAAAACTTTGAATTTAATAAAGAGCACGTATTAGTAAATATATCTGCTAAAGAAGGATTCAATGTATCTATGGAAAATAACTTATTCGTTATATTAGATACAACATTAACTACAGAGTTAATAGAAGAAGGGTATGCAAGAGAATTCATATCTAA
- a CDS encoding DivIVA domain-containing protein: MIAPIEIENKEFKKGLRGYREDEVDEFLDLVKEDYEQLYRENADLKEKIKLYQEQINKYENIEETLNATLITAQRAAEDTCSAANKKSKIIVEEADLKARQIIEQANNEVIEIRREYHSMVKEFKVFRNKFKSLLEDEIKSIDEIFYKIDEDHSGFDNTIMYNFENEAAVSSLD; the protein is encoded by the coding sequence ATGATAGCTCCAATTGAAATAGAAAATAAAGAATTTAAAAAAGGCTTAAGAGGATATAGAGAAGATGAAGTAGATGAATTTCTAGACTTAGTAAAAGAAGACTACGAACAATTATATAGAGAAAATGCAGATTTAAAAGAAAAAATAAAGTTATATCAAGAGCAAATTAATAAATATGAAAATATAGAAGAAACATTAAATGCTACTTTGATAACTGCTCAAAGAGCGGCAGAAGATACTTGTAGTGCAGCTAACAAAAAATCTAAAATTATAGTTGAAGAAGCAGATTTAAAAGCAAGACAAATTATAGAACAAGCTAACAATGAAGTTATAGAAATAAGAAGAGAATATCATTCAATGGTTAAAGAATTTAAGGTATTTAGAAATAAATTCAAATCATTATTAGAAGATGAAATAAAGAGTATAGATGAAATATTCTATAAAATAGACGAAGACCATAGTGGATTTGATAATACTATAATGTATAATTTTGAAAATGAAGCTGCAGTTTCGAGTTTAGATTAA
- a CDS encoding YlmH family RNA-binding protein produces the protein MDKIKLTNHIKDIELKNKMFKVIDKINSCLKHYEVKCTDFLNPYEVKNAIGILNSFDDIKYSVDGGYDDAERKVIFIYPYYMEYEDIENKLEIVQIEGNFKFKEISHKDYLGAILNLGIVREKIGDIIIHDNFCQVMVMNGIYDFLNINLNKVSRNKVTVKKISKENIIPTLPTYKELSFTVSSQRLDCIVSGLYNISRQDSLKYINGERVFVNYEKITSPSKEIYENSLISVRGKGRSIVVSIGDITKKGRIKVQAKLII, from the coding sequence ATGGATAAAATAAAACTTACTAATCATATAAAAGACATAGAGTTAAAAAATAAGATGTTTAAAGTAATAGATAAAATTAATAGTTGCTTAAAACATTATGAAGTAAAATGTACTGATTTTTTAAATCCTTACGAAGTAAAAAATGCAATAGGCATTTTAAACTCATTTGATGATATAAAATATAGTGTGGATGGTGGTTATGATGACGCCGAACGAAAAGTCATATTTATATACCCATACTATATGGAATACGAGGATATAGAAAATAAATTAGAAATAGTTCAAATTGAAGGTAACTTTAAGTTTAAAGAAATATCCCATAAGGATTATTTAGGAGCAATACTTAATTTAGGTATAGTTAGAGAAAAGATAGGCGATATAATAATACATGATAATTTTTGCCAAGTTATGGTGATGAATGGTATTTATGATTTTTTAAATATAAACTTAAATAAAGTATCTAGAAATAAAGTTACTGTAAAGAAAATATCTAAAGAAAATATTATTCCGACTTTACCAACTTATAAAGAACTATCTTTTACAGTATCATCACAAAGATTAGATTGTATAGTCAGTGGTTTATATAATATATCAAGGCAAGATAGTTTAAAATATATAAATGGTGAAAGAGTTTTTGTAAACTATGAAAAGATAACTTCACCATCAAAAGAAATATATGAGAACTCATTGATATCAGTAAGGGGTAAAGGTAGATCAATAGTTGTTAGTATAGGAGATATTACTAAAAAAGGCAGAATAAAAGTTCAAGCGAAGTTAATAATATAG
- a CDS encoding YggT family protein has protein sequence MGTSTIGISLYYLFDILSWIIVIKSFMTWLPNGGGKFYDVLSTITEPIEAPIRSVMDKYTSGPVDFSPMVTILALILLKNIALTIFI, from the coding sequence ATGGGTACAAGTACAATAGGAATATCGCTATATTATTTATTTGATATATTGTCATGGATTATAGTTATAAAAAGCTTTATGACATGGCTACCAAATGGTGGAGGTAAATTCTATGATGTTTTATCAACGATAACAGAACCTATAGAAGCACCAATAAGATCAGTAATGGATAAGTATACAAGTGGTCCAGTTGATTTTTCACCTATGGTAACTATACTTGCACTTATATTATTAAAAAATATAGCACTAACAATATTTATTTAA
- a CDS encoding cell division protein SepF: MADGIFNKFKNWITEEEEEEFDAPEDELDQEEEELDQFTSISNTKTAKIVNLHTSSPMKVVIVEPKKYEEVTTIADHLKQKKAVIVNLENLNDPSIRKSIFEFMNGAVYVLDGGIQKVSKGIFILAPNNVDIDSSIKKELESKTLFPWQSK; this comes from the coding sequence ATGGCAGATGGAATATTCAATAAGTTTAAAAATTGGATAACAGAAGAAGAAGAGGAAGAGTTTGATGCACCTGAAGATGAATTAGATCAAGAAGAGGAAGAATTAGATCAATTTACATCTATATCAAATACTAAAACAGCTAAAATAGTTAACTTACACACATCAAGTCCAATGAAAGTTGTTATAGTAGAGCCTAAAAAATATGAAGAGGTTACTACAATAGCAGATCATCTTAAACAAAAAAAAGCTGTTATAGTTAATTTAGAAAATTTAAATGATCCAAGTATTCGTAAATCAATATTTGAATTTATGAATGGAGCAGTATATGTTCTAGATGGTGGGATACAAAAGGTTTCTAAAGGTATTTTTATTTTAGCACCTAATAATGTGGATATTGACTCTAGTATAAAAAAAGAGTTAGAAAGTAAAACTCTTTTCCCTTGGCAAAGTAAATAA
- a CDS encoding YggS family pyridoxal phosphate-dependent enzyme, producing MNTIRENIETIKLNIENAKETVGRKSDDITLIAVTKTVDVDKVLEAIECGVTDVGENKPQELARKYEVIGDKVRWHLIGSLQTNKVKYIIDKVHMIHSLDREGLCEEIQKRAEKIDRVIDCLVQVNISKEDSKHGLDEEDVIDFIKNISSKYNNINVKGLMTMAPFTDDEDKIRIVFKKLKNLSLKIEGLNIPKVSMNYLSMGMSNDYKIAIEEGSTIVRVGTSIFGERNYNK from the coding sequence ATGAATACTATTAGAGAAAATATAGAAACTATAAAGTTAAATATAGAAAATGCTAAAGAAACTGTTGGTAGAAAAAGTGATGATATAACACTTATAGCTGTAACAAAAACTGTAGATGTAGATAAAGTTCTAGAGGCTATAGAATGTGGGGTTACAGATGTTGGAGAAAATAAACCTCAAGAATTAGCTCGAAAGTATGAGGTAATTGGTGATAAAGTTAGATGGCATTTAATAGGAAGTCTTCAAACTAATAAGGTTAAATATATAATAGATAAAGTACACATGATACATTCTCTAGATAGAGAAGGTCTATGTGAAGAAATTCAAAAGAGAGCTGAAAAAATAGATAGAGTAATTGATTGTTTAGTTCAAGTAAATATATCTAAAGAAGATTCTAAACATGGATTAGATGAAGAAGATGTTATAGACTTTATAAAAAATATTTCAAGTAAATACAATAATATAAATGTAAAAGGACTTATGACAATGGCTCCATTTACTGATGATGAAGATAAGATAAGAATAGTATTTAAAAAACTAAAGAATTTATCACTAAAAATAGAAGGTTTAAATATACCTAAAGTATCTATGAACTATTTATCTATGGGAATGAGCAATGATTATAAAATAGCAATAGAAGAAGGATCTACTATTGTTAGAGTAGGAACATCAATATTTGGTGAACGAAATTATAATAAATAA
- a CDS encoding HlyD family efflux transporter periplasmic adaptor subunit: MKKIKNIKHSNLLILIIFTYILFGFIINLIGKCTDTLVIETEKVELKVTTKGLIIRDEYLVKSNQSGTINFTARNGEKLKKGDTIGVIYNNIKNLDENKSTINKLNEEIETLKIDKENSKSNFSKELIDVKINTKIEQRKKLTNENNKNLNSINIPTSGVVSNNYDGYEDIYTIENMENITAKDIENTENNYKDINIQNEYIKESEIIARIISSNYSYIAISIDKDIFEEKQSVEIVLDKKNIEGYVEKIYENEGNNVIIFKISNQNVEIYDTRATEFDIIYKQIEGLKIPKQSVEELNDKKGVYVLNQQTKKVDFIELKNILYEDDDFIFIDYYKNQKEGIKTVDIYDEIIVKPNILNKNIKISR; this comes from the coding sequence TTGAAAAAAATAAAAAATATAAAACACTCTAATTTATTGATTCTTATAATATTTACTTATATACTATTTGGATTTATTATAAATTTAATAGGAAAATGCACTGATACATTAGTGATTGAAACTGAAAAAGTAGAATTAAAAGTAACTACTAAAGGATTAATTATAAGAGATGAGTATTTAGTAAAATCAAATCAAAGTGGAACTATAAATTTTACAGCTAGAAATGGTGAAAAGTTAAAAAAGGGAGATACAATAGGCGTTATATATAATAATATTAAAAATTTAGATGAAAATAAATCTACTATAAACAAGCTAAATGAAGAAATAGAAACATTAAAAATAGATAAAGAAAATAGTAAATCTAATTTTAGTAAAGAACTAATAGATGTAAAAATTAATACTAAGATAGAGCAACGTAAAAAACTTACTAATGAAAATAATAAAAATTTAAATTCGATAAACATACCTACATCAGGAGTTGTGTCTAATAATTATGATGGTTATGAAGATATATATACTATAGAAAATATGGAGAATATAACAGCTAAAGATATAGAAAATACGGAAAATAATTATAAAGATATAAATATACAAAATGAATATATAAAAGAATCTGAGATTATAGCAAGAATTATATCAAGTAACTATTCGTATATAGCTATATCTATAGATAAAGATATATTTGAGGAAAAGCAGAGTGTTGAAATAGTATTAGATAAAAAAAATATAGAAGGATATGTAGAAAAAATATATGAAAATGAAGGTAATAATGTAATTATATTTAAAATAAGTAATCAAAATGTAGAAATTTATGATACAAGAGCAACAGAATTTGATATAATATATAAACAAATAGAAGGTTTAAAGATACCAAAACAATCGGTAGAAGAATTAAACGATAAAAAAGGTGTGTATGTATTAAATCAACAAACTAAAAAGGTAGATTTCATTGAATTAAAAAACATACTATATGAAGATGATGATTTTATATTTATAGATTATTATAAAAATCAGAAAGAAGGAATAAAGACTGTAGATATATATGATGAAATTATTGTAAAGCCAAATATATTAAATAAAAATATAAAGATAAGTAGGTGA
- the spoIVA gene encoding stage IV sporulation protein A gives MMNNIYEDIAKRTQGDIYIGVVGPVRTGKSTFIRKFMENLVLPNIENEFKRERTQDEIPQSGSGKTIMTVEPKFVPADGVEIKIKDTVSLKVRMVDCVGYIVDGALGHEEDGRQRLVSTPWSQEAMTFEKAAEIGTKKVIRDHSTLGIVILTDGSVTGIDRSNYISAEERVINELKSLNKPFAVVLNTLDPDSEETDLLRSELEEKYNVPIVPLNVLAMDEEDIENVMETVLYDFPLNEIRINLPKWVEGLERNHWIKNNIIFTLKQSIAEIGKLRDVDSIVQGFSELEFLEDTEVDNVELGEGVISIGLTAKQDLFYNVLEEKSGFKIDGDHQLLNLVTKLSRVKNEYDKIENALYDAKTKGYGVVAPSLDELSLEEPEIIKQGKQYGIKLRANAPSLHIIKADISTEVSPIVGNQTQGEEMIKYLLDEFEQNPSELWSSNMFGKSLHDLVKEQLQSKLYTMPEEIRVKIQKTLQKIINEGSMNIITILL, from the coding sequence TTGATGAATAACATATATGAAGATATAGCAAAGAGAACTCAAGGAGATATATATATAGGGGTAGTTGGGCCTGTAAGAACAGGAAAATCTACTTTTATAAGAAAATTTATGGAGAATCTTGTGTTACCAAACATAGAAAATGAGTTTAAAAGAGAAAGAACACAAGATGAAATTCCACAAAGTGGTTCAGGTAAAACTATAATGACTGTAGAGCCTAAATTTGTTCCAGCAGATGGAGTAGAAATAAAGATAAAAGATACAGTATCTTTAAAAGTTAGAATGGTTGATTGTGTAGGATACATAGTAGATGGAGCTTTAGGACATGAGGAGGATGGTAGACAAAGATTAGTATCAACTCCTTGGTCACAAGAAGCTATGACTTTTGAAAAAGCAGCAGAAATAGGTACTAAAAAAGTTATAAGAGACCACTCAACATTAGGAATAGTAATATTAACAGATGGTTCTGTAACAGGTATAGATAGAAGTAACTATATTTCAGCTGAAGAAAGAGTAATAAATGAATTAAAATCTTTAAATAAGCCATTTGCAGTTGTTTTAAATACATTAGATCCAGATAGTGAAGAGACAGATTTATTAAGAAGTGAATTAGAAGAAAAATATAATGTACCTATAGTACCATTAAATGTTTTAGCTATGGATGAAGAAGATATAGAAAATGTAATGGAGACAGTACTTTATGACTTCCCATTAAATGAAATAAGAATAAATTTACCTAAATGGGTAGAAGGATTAGAAAGAAATCATTGGATTAAAAATAATATAATATTTACATTAAAACAAAGTATTGCAGAAATAGGTAAATTAAGAGATGTAGATAGTATAGTTCAAGGATTCTCAGAACTAGAATTCTTAGAAGATACAGAAGTAGATAATGTAGAACTTGGAGAAGGAGTTATAAGTATAGGTTTAACTGCTAAACAAGATTTATTCTACAATGTTCTAGAAGAAAAGAGTGGATTTAAAATAGATGGAGACCATCAATTATTAAATCTTGTAACTAAATTATCAAGAGTTAAAAATGAATATGATAAGATAGAGAATGCTTTATATGATGCTAAGACTAAGGGATATGGAGTAGTAGCTCCATCATTAGATGAACTTAGTCTAGAAGAACCAGAAATAATAAAACAAGGAAAACAATATGGAATAAAGTTAAGAGCTAATGCTCCATCACTTCATATAATAAAAGCAGATATATCTACAGAAGTATCTCCTATAGTTGGAAATCAAACTCAAGGTGAAGAAATGATTAAGTATCTGTTAGATGAATTTGAACAAAATCCAAGTGAATTATGGTCATCAAATATGTTTGGAAAATCTTTACATGACTTAGTTAAAGAGCAATTACAAAGCAAACTTTATACTATGCCAGAAGAAATAAGAGTTAAGATACAAAAAACATTACAAAAAATAATAAATGAAGGTAGTATGAATATAATAACGATATTATTATAA
- a CDS encoding NAD(P)H-dependent glycerol-3-phosphate dehydrogenase yields MEKVCVLGTGSWGSALGLTLAKKGYEVSMWTLNEKQAEKINKTRENIDYLPGVLFPNNMVVTTSLEEAVLNSTVIVLAVPSQAIRSICNQIKPFIKDEQIIVDVAKGLEKGTGLRLSEVVEQELPNNPYVTLSGPSHAEEVARDIPTTVVVASTNLEIAQKVQEVFMGPKFRVYTNPDIIGVELGGALKNIVAFGAGICDGLGLGDNSKAALMTRGIREISRLGVAMGADASTFSGLSGIGDLIVTCTSMHSRNRRAGILIGQGKSLEETLAEVKMVVEGITATEVAYEVSKKLNVDMPITNAIYSILHSGLNPNEVVINLMMRNKTHEMEEIVNDKLGY; encoded by the coding sequence ATGGAAAAAGTATGTGTATTAGGAACAGGAAGCTGGGGGAGTGCACTGGGACTAACTTTAGCTAAAAAAGGCTATGAAGTTAGCATGTGGACACTTAATGAAAAACAAGCTGAAAAAATAAATAAAACTAGAGAAAATATAGATTACTTACCAGGTGTATTATTCCCAAATAATATGGTTGTTACAACTTCTTTAGAAGAGGCTGTACTAAATAGCACTGTTATAGTTTTAGCAGTTCCATCGCAAGCTATAAGAAGTATATGTAATCAAATAAAGCCATTTATAAAAGATGAACAAATAATAGTTGATGTAGCTAAAGGCTTAGAAAAGGGAACTGGACTTAGATTATCAGAAGTTGTAGAACAAGAACTTCCAAATAATCCATACGTAACTTTATCTGGTCCATCTCATGCAGAAGAAGTTGCAAGAGATATTCCTACTACTGTAGTTGTTGCATCTACTAATTTAGAAATAGCACAAAAAGTTCAAGAAGTATTTATGGGGCCTAAGTTTAGGGTTTATACTAATCCAGATATAATTGGAGTAGAACTTGGAGGAGCTTTAAAAAATATAGTAGCTTTTGGTGCAGGTATATGTGATGGATTAGGTCTTGGAGATAATTCAAAAGCAGCGCTTATGACTCGTGGAATAAGAGAAATTAGTAGATTAGGAGTTGCTATGGGAGCAGATGCATCAACATTCTCAGGATTATCTGGAATAGGTGATTTAATAGTTACTTGTACAAGTATGCACAGTAGAAATAGAAGAGCTGGTATACTTATAGGTCAAGGTAAAAGCTTAGAAGAGACTTTGGCAGAAGTAAAAATGGTAGTAGAAGGAATAACTGCTACTGAAGTTGCATATGAAGTTTCTAAAAAGTTAAATGTAGATATGCCTATAACTAATGCTATATATTCTATACTACATAGCGGATTAAATCCTAATGAAGTAGTAATAAACTTAATGATGAGAAATAAAACACATGAAATGGAAGAAATAGTAAATGATAAGCTAGGATATTAA
- the plsY gene encoding glycerol-3-phosphate 1-O-acyltransferase PlsY: protein MLSYVLIIIIAYLLGNISTSYIIAKKMIGVDIRTQGSGNAGTTNVLRTLGKKAGAMTFIGDLLKGVLAVLIGKVIASISGVDVAIAGYLGVFGVVCGHNWPAFLGFKGGKGVATSLGAMIAMNPVLALSCFGIFLVIVAVTKYVSLGAIVGISMSPIMMLFTKNNKGLIITLFLTVSVIYTHRENIKRLLNGTERKLGEKK from the coding sequence ATGCTTAGTTATGTATTAATTATTATAATTGCTTACCTTTTAGGTAATATATCTACTTCTTATATAATAGCTAAAAAAATGATAGGAGTAGATATAAGAACTCAAGGATCAGGAAATGCTGGTACCACTAATGTACTTAGAACATTAGGTAAAAAAGCTGGCGCAATGACTTTTATAGGAGACTTATTAAAAGGTGTTTTAGCAGTACTAATAGGAAAAGTAATAGCTTCTATATCTGGAGTTGATGTTGCTATAGCTGGATACTTAGGAGTATTTGGAGTAGTATGTGGTCACAATTGGCCAGCATTTTTAGGATTTAAAGGTGGCAAAGGAGTAGCAACTTCTTTAGGTGCTATGATTGCCATGAATCCTGTATTAGCATTATCTTGTTTTGGTATATTTTTAGTTATAGTAGCAGTTACTAAATATGTATCTTTAGGAGCTATAGTTGGTATATCTATGTCTCCTATAATGATGTTATTTACTAAAAATAATAAAGGTTTAATAATTACATTATTTTTAACTGTATCTGTTATATATACTCATAGAGAGAATATAAAAAGATTGTTAAATGGAACAGAAAGAAAATTAGGTGAAAAAAAATAA